From the Rhodoferax mekongensis genome, one window contains:
- a CDS encoding DUF6502 family protein → MDSSNPSLAGPPPALVRALRRVLRPLVRVMLAQGITYPYLAELLKNLFVDVAATEFRLDNKAPTDSRISLMTGVHRKDVSRLRNELAQTSEAVPDVVSLGAQLVAVWLGTARYLHEDGSPLPLARFASEGGELSFESLVAGVNSDIRSRVVLDEWLRLGVVRLDAENRVCLNAEAFVPSEGFDEKAFYFGHNLHDHAAAAARNLLGVQPALLERSVQYDALSEASMALLAKQSREAGMKALLAVNKNALALEQADADTEVPKHRMTFGIYFYTEPMPEAPTAPAGKTGSAP, encoded by the coding sequence ATGGACAGTTCCAACCCTTCCCTCGCCGGACCGCCTCCCGCGTTGGTGCGCGCACTACGCCGCGTATTGCGCCCCTTGGTGCGGGTCATGCTCGCGCAAGGCATCACGTACCCCTACCTCGCCGAGTTGCTGAAGAACCTGTTTGTCGATGTAGCTGCTACCGAATTCCGCTTAGACAACAAGGCTCCCACCGACAGCCGCATCAGCCTGATGACGGGGGTGCATCGCAAAGACGTCTCCCGTCTGCGCAACGAGTTGGCACAAACAAGCGAAGCGGTTCCCGATGTGGTCTCCCTCGGTGCCCAGCTGGTCGCTGTGTGGCTGGGCACCGCCCGCTATTTGCACGAAGACGGTAGCCCCCTGCCCTTGGCGCGCTTTGCCAGTGAGGGGGGTGAGTTGTCTTTTGAAAGCCTGGTTGCCGGTGTGAACAGCGATATCCGCTCGCGTGTGGTGCTGGATGAGTGGCTGCGGCTGGGGGTCGTCCGCCTGGACGCCGAAAACCGCGTGTGCTTGAATGCCGAAGCCTTTGTGCCCAGTGAGGGCTTCGACGAAAAAGCTTTCTACTTCGGCCACAACCTGCACGACCATGCCGCTGCGGCCGCGCGTAACCTGCTAGGCGTGCAGCCCGCGCTGCTGGAACGCAGCGTGCAATATGACGCACTGAGCGAAGCCTCCATGGCACTCCTCGCCAAGCAATCGCGCGAGGCCGGCATGAAGGCCCTGCTGGCCGTGAACAAAAACGCCCTTGCTTTGGAACAAGCCGATGCAGACACAGAGGTCCCCAAACACCGCATGACCTTCGGCATTTACTTTTATACCGAACCCATGCCCGAAGCACCCACTGCACCTGCCGGTAAGACAGGGTCTGCCCCATGA
- a CDS encoding DUF5666 domain-containing protein, which translates to MNRQLHHLRRLAAAVALMGALHAQGANVCGHSDSPVNPQAAAPGIGGTGDTALRPGIGGTGDVALKPAIGGTGIDNGGIGGTGIVGVITGFASICVNGIEVHYDESTPVNDNGQTVNTGVLAIGQVVVVKAKGQGDELQAETIALQHLAVGPVERVDTARNEVRVLGQTLRWSGEPGTLSALKPGQWVRVSGLRMSDGSIDTTRLQPIPPQAQAQLTGPADHGAEGTLRIGETTVQTGRLGFLEGLRAWRAALNGQEVQVQGIWDGKQLVATGMQLQPTRTTMGPVERVVVEGYIKAASTDGLDIGQGRMALGAQVSARQRAELREDREQRVRVTGVRGSDDRITVERVDVRQSSEKRVRSSGKGEGGSRSGKSEDTSGQDDSKSGSSGKNESGDDSKSGSTESGSGKTETTSGGSIKTESSGSSGGSGGSGSSGGRSKGK; encoded by the coding sequence ATGAACCGCCAGCTCCATCATTTGCGCCGCCTTGCTGCAGCAGTAGCTCTCATGGGAGCGCTGCACGCACAGGGCGCCAACGTGTGTGGCCACAGCGACTCGCCGGTCAACCCGCAAGCAGCAGCGCCGGGCATTGGTGGCACCGGTGACACCGCCCTGCGCCCTGGCATCGGGGGCACCGGCGATGTAGCACTCAAGCCCGCCATTGGCGGCACCGGCATCGACAACGGAGGCATAGGCGGCACAGGCATCGTGGGGGTGATTACCGGTTTTGCCAGCATCTGCGTCAATGGCATAGAGGTGCACTACGACGAGAGTACGCCGGTCAATGACAACGGGCAAACCGTCAATACAGGCGTATTGGCAATCGGACAGGTGGTGGTGGTGAAGGCGAAAGGCCAGGGCGATGAACTGCAAGCCGAGACAATTGCCTTGCAACACCTTGCAGTCGGACCGGTAGAACGGGTGGACACCGCGCGCAATGAAGTCCGGGTTCTGGGCCAAACCCTGCGCTGGAGCGGCGAGCCGGGCACCCTGTCTGCCCTGAAACCCGGCCAGTGGGTCCGGGTCAGCGGCCTGCGCATGAGTGATGGCAGCATTGACACCACCCGTCTGCAACCTATCCCACCGCAAGCCCAGGCCCAACTCACCGGCCCAGCGGATCATGGGGCAGAAGGCACTCTACGGATCGGTGAAACCACGGTCCAAACCGGGCGACTTGGTTTTCTTGAGGGCTTGCGTGCATGGCGCGCCGCCCTCAACGGCCAGGAAGTCCAGGTTCAAGGCATCTGGGATGGAAAGCAGTTGGTCGCCACAGGCATGCAGCTGCAACCCACGCGCACCACCATGGGACCGGTAGAGCGGGTCGTGGTGGAGGGCTATATCAAAGCCGCCTCGACGGACGGTTTGGACATCGGCCAGGGACGCATGGCCTTGGGTGCACAGGTGAGCGCACGGCAACGTGCCGAACTGCGGGAAGACCGCGAGCAGCGAGTGCGCGTTACAGGGGTACGTGGAAGTGATGACCGCATCACCGTGGAACGGGTGGATGTGCGCCAAAGTTCCGAAAAGCGGGTCCGCTCCAGTGGCAAAGGCGAGGGCGGCAGCCGCAGCGGCAAATCGGAAGATACAAGCGGGCAGGACGATTCCAAATCAGGCAGTTCGGGCAAAAACGAAAGCGGAGACGACAGCAAGAGCGGGAGCACCGAGAGCGGTAGCGGAAAGACAGAAACTACTTCGGGAGGTAGCATCAAAACGGAAAGCTCTGGTAGCTCTGGTGGTTCCGGAGGGTCTGGCAGCTCGGGTGGACGCAGCAAAGGAAAATAG
- a CDS encoding FecR family protein yields the protein MSTRRQFISTSVGLASIAGLADALAMGQKPLQSGIRRIKGDVRLNGSPARVDQAVLPGDTIATGANSEVLYVMANNAYLMRDNSVIQFVQDGAVGVLRLITGKVLAVFGPGPKRLETPAATIGIRGTACYMETMEAKLYFCLCYGTADIQPLADATQARTLTTHYHDAPLYIGREAGRHLMEPAPVINHRDLELIMLEEAVGRQPPFMQRANRDSNGY from the coding sequence ATGAGCACCAGACGCCAATTTATATCAACATCCGTAGGGCTTGCAAGCATTGCCGGTTTGGCCGATGCACTGGCCATGGGCCAGAAACCGTTACAAAGTGGAATACGCCGTATCAAAGGCGATGTGCGATTGAATGGCAGCCCCGCCAGGGTGGACCAAGCCGTGCTGCCGGGCGACACCATTGCCACTGGAGCCAACAGCGAAGTGCTGTATGTGATGGCCAACAACGCCTACCTCATGCGCGACAACAGCGTGATCCAGTTTGTGCAGGATGGTGCGGTCGGCGTCTTGCGCTTGATTACGGGCAAAGTGCTGGCGGTGTTCGGGCCCGGCCCCAAGCGGCTCGAGACCCCGGCAGCCACCATAGGCATCCGCGGCACTGCTTGCTATATGGAAACGATGGAGGCCAAGCTCTACTTTTGCCTGTGCTACGGCACTGCCGACATCCAGCCCCTGGCCGACGCCACCCAAGCACGCACCCTGACCACGCACTACCACGACGCGCCACTGTACATAGGTCGCGAAGCTGGTAGGCACCTGATGGAACCTGCACCGGTCATCAATCACCGGGACTTGGAACTCATCATGCTGGAAGAAGCCGTAGGCCGCCAGCCACCGTTCATGCAGCGCGCCAACCGGGACTCCAACGGTTACTGA